One stretch of Streptomyces sp. MMBL 11-1 DNA includes these proteins:
- a CDS encoding ATP-binding SpoIIE family protein phosphatase, which translates to MRTEEVLAAIATGLWRWDNAAGTVTLDAEAARLLGLPAEPGSYRESTVRSCFHPVDWNEIYAVVNLAVTEGTLAEARLRIVDERGRVLRTVRSRSKPVVPPGRDIGSYVLYGTLQEVAEPQPGSTDAAHTPITGDWRRSREAFLLDAGRALAEARSTAEVLRVAGSLSMPGFSPDGLAVFGSAGERLTIIGQHGHNAGDEEPFTDMPLETDYPAAEVVRTGRAIYLPSPDEYHRRYPATWPLARRFGRQSWAYLPLVSSGRTMGAWMAAFRHPVAFTPDERAVLSTVARMLAQALARAGVAETERELSLGLQRSMMPTLGPEIPGMTVAARYVPTGGGLQVGGDWYDMIPLPNGRIALVIGDVQGHDVRAAGLMGQLRIALRAYASEGHRPDAVLARASRFLSGLTDAYESVEGDADPATPRFATCLYAEVDPEAGTLDIARAGHPDPVVISADGTAVIRQTAGGLPLGIETDSDYPTTRVVLEPGETIMLCTDGLIETGGHDMATGWSRLRPVLEEPADDLEQLADALVQAVHGPTSHYTTGPLADRREDDIAVLVLRRESTPARKTPPRRSVMTIAQAEPERISVGRQLVRELLHDWSDPEQVDSAVLMLSEMATNVLVHTDGDALMVAEVSGERGERRLRVEVADASDELPHKRRPGEMASSGRGLVLMEMLADAWGVDPRGAGKSIWFELYESGEPDEPNESDESDESDESDEPSDGLDRPGEPGEFAEAAS; encoded by the coding sequence ATGCGCACCGAGGAAGTCCTGGCCGCGATCGCGACGGGCCTGTGGCGCTGGGACAACGCAGCCGGCACGGTCACGCTCGACGCGGAGGCGGCCCGGCTGCTGGGGCTGCCCGCCGAGCCCGGCAGCTACCGGGAGTCCACCGTGCGCTCCTGTTTCCACCCGGTCGACTGGAACGAGATCTACGCGGTGGTGAACCTCGCGGTCACCGAGGGCACCCTCGCCGAGGCGCGGCTGCGGATCGTGGACGAGCGCGGCCGGGTCCTCCGTACCGTGCGCAGCCGCTCCAAGCCGGTCGTCCCGCCGGGCCGGGACATCGGGAGTTACGTGCTCTACGGCACGCTCCAGGAGGTCGCCGAGCCGCAGCCCGGCTCCACCGACGCCGCCCACACGCCGATCACCGGGGACTGGCGGCGGTCCCGGGAAGCGTTCCTGCTGGACGCCGGCCGGGCGCTGGCCGAGGCCCGGTCCACCGCGGAGGTGCTGCGGGTCGCCGGATCGCTCTCCATGCCGGGCTTCTCCCCGGACGGTCTCGCGGTGTTCGGTTCCGCCGGGGAGCGGCTGACGATCATCGGGCAGCACGGGCACAACGCGGGGGACGAGGAGCCCTTCACCGACATGCCCCTGGAGACCGACTACCCGGCCGCCGAGGTCGTCCGCACCGGCCGCGCGATCTACCTCCCCTCCCCCGACGAGTACCACCGCCGCTACCCGGCCACCTGGCCGCTCGCCCGGCGCTTCGGACGACAGTCCTGGGCCTATCTGCCCCTGGTGTCCTCCGGCCGCACGATGGGCGCCTGGATGGCGGCGTTCCGGCATCCGGTGGCGTTCACCCCGGACGAGCGCGCGGTGCTCTCGACGGTCGCCCGCATGCTCGCCCAGGCCCTGGCCCGTGCCGGGGTGGCCGAGACGGAACGCGAGCTGTCGCTCGGACTCCAGCGCTCGATGATGCCGACCCTGGGCCCGGAGATCCCCGGCATGACGGTGGCCGCGCGGTACGTGCCGACCGGCGGCGGGCTCCAGGTGGGCGGCGACTGGTACGACATGATCCCGCTGCCCAACGGCCGCATCGCCCTGGTCATCGGCGACGTCCAGGGCCACGACGTGCGGGCCGCCGGGCTGATGGGCCAGCTCCGCATCGCCCTGCGCGCCTACGCCTCCGAGGGGCACCGCCCGGACGCCGTGCTCGCCCGGGCCTCGCGCTTCCTGTCCGGGCTCACCGACGCGTACGAGAGCGTCGAGGGCGACGCGGATCCCGCGACGCCGCGCTTCGCGACCTGCCTGTACGCGGAGGTGGACCCGGAGGCCGGAACCCTGGACATCGCCCGCGCGGGCCACCCGGACCCGGTGGTGATCAGCGCCGACGGGACCGCGGTGATCCGGCAGACGGCCGGCGGGCTGCCGCTCGGGATCGAGACGGACTCCGACTACCCCACCACCCGGGTGGTCCTGGAGCCCGGCGAGACGATCATGCTGTGCACGGACGGCCTCATCGAGACCGGCGGGCACGACATGGCCACCGGCTGGTCCCGGCTGCGCCCGGTCCTGGAAGAGCCCGCCGACGACCTGGAACAGCTGGCCGACGCCCTGGTCCAGGCCGTGCACGGGCCGACCTCGCACTACACGACGGGGCCACTCGCGGACCGGCGGGAGGACGACATCGCGGTCCTGGTGCTGCGGCGGGAGAGCACCCCCGCCCGGAAGACGCCGCCGCGCCGCAGCGTCATGACCATCGCGCAGGCCGAACCCGAGCGGATCTCGGTCGGCCGGCAGCTCGTGCGCGAACTGCTGCACGACTGGAGCGATCCCGAACAGGTCGACTCGGCGGTCCTGATGCTCTCCGAGATGGCCACCAACGTGCTCGTCCACACGGACGGGGACGCGCTGATGGTGGCGGAGGTCTCCGGCGAACGGGGGGAGCGGCGGCTGCGCGTCGAGGTCGCCGACGCCAGCGACGAACTGCCGCACAAGAGGCGGCCGGGCGAGATGGCGTCCAGCGGGCGGGGCCTGGTGCTGATGGAGATGCTGGCGGACGCGTGGGGGGTGGATCCGCGCGGGGCGGGGAAGTCGATCTGGTTCGAGCTGTACGAATCGGGCGAGCCGGATGAGCCGAACGAGTCGGATGAGTCGGATGAGTCGGATGAGTCGGACGAGCCGTCGGATGGGTTGGACAGGCCGGGGGAGCCGGGGGAGTTCGCGGAGGCCGCGTCCTGA